TGCCGAAAGGGCGCCCCGCCATCGCTGCGATCATGTCTTCCGTCGTCCAGAGCCAGCTCAAGATTTCAACTCCTCCAAGGCCTTGCGCACCTCCGCATGATCGGAGAACGGCAGGGTGACGCCGCCGATCGTCTGCCCTTCCTCATGCCCCTTGCCGGCGACGATCAGCGTATCGCCGGATCTCAGCATGCCGACGGCCTCGCGGATCGCCATGGCGCGATCGGCGATTTCCGCGGCGCAGCTTGCTGCCGCCATGATCTCCGCGCGGATCGAGGCCGGCTCCTCCGAACGCGGATTATCGTCGGTGACGATAACGACGTCGGCAAGTCGGCAGGCGATTTCGCCCATGATCGGCCGTTTGCCGCGGTCACGGTCGCCGCCGCAACCGAAGACGACGATGACGCGGCCGGTGGTGAAGGGTCTGACCGAGCCCAGAACGTTTTCCAGCGCATCCGGTTTGTGGGCGTAGTCGACATAGGCAAGCGCGCCGTCTTTCGTATGGCCGACGAGTTCGAGACGGCCGGACGCGCCAACGAGCTTCTCGAGCGCGGCCATCGCAACCTTCGCCTCAACGCCGGTCGACATGGCAAGTCCTGCCGCGACCAGCGCGTTGGCCACCTGAAAATCGCCGGCCAGCGGAATGTCCACCTCGAAGATCTCGCCGCCGATATGGATCTCGGCCATCTGCTTGTGGCGGAAGTGCTCGACGCGCTTCAACGAGAGGTAATCACCCTTTCGCCCGACGGTACGAATGTCGTGACCGGCATCGGTCGCGGCCTTGATCGCCTGCGCCGACCACGGATCGTCGGCAAAAATCACCGCCGGCGATCCCTTCGGCAGCAGCGTATCGAAAAGCCGCATCTTGGCGGCCATGTAGGCCTCGACTGTCGGATGATAATCCATGTGGTCGCGGCCGAGATTGGTGAAGGCGGCGGCGGCAAGCCTGACGCCGTCGAGCCGGCACTGGTCGAGGCCGTGGCTGGAAGCTTCCATCGCGGCATGTGTCACGCCTTCCTCGGCGAGTTCGGCCAGCAGCGCGTGCAGAGACACCGGATCGGGCGTCGTCAGCGAGCCATATTCGTTGCGCGTCGGCGAGACGACGCCCGTCGTGCCGATCATCGCGGCCACGTGACCCGCATGCGCCCAGATCTGCCGGGTGAAAGAAGCGACGGAGGTTTTGCCGGCGGTGCCGGTGACGGCGACCATGGTGTCGGGCTGCCTGCCGTGGAAACGTGCGGCGGCGATGGAAAGGAAACGGCGCGGCTCCTTGACCGCAAGCACGGGGATCGAAGCATCGACGGCTTGGGAGGCGATCGCGACGGCAGCACCGCGGCCGGCGGCATCCACGATGAAGCCAGCGCCGTCCGCCCTGGTGCCGGCGACCGCGACGAAGACATTGCCCGGCGCCACCTTGCGGCTATCCGAAGACAGGCCTGAAATATCAAGCAGGCCTGCCGGGCCTTCGAGCTGTGCTTCAAGTTCCGGAAACTGATCTCCGGCCAGGTCTCGCAATTTCATCGAATGCACTTTTCTCTCTTGAAGCCGGTTCACCCCTCGCGAATCGGCGTCGATATTCATTCACACTCAATAAGACACCAGCAAGGCCGATCCGCCCTCCCCGAATTTCGGCTCGATGCCGAGAATTGGGGCCGCACGCCTGATGATCTCGCGGGCGATGGGGCCGGCGGTACCGGCGGAGATCGTTCCGCCATAGGCTTTCTCGCCGGTCTTCGGCTCGTCGCAGAAAGTGATCACGGCATATCTGGGATCGTTCATGGGGAAGGCGGCGATGAAGGAATTAAAATTCAGGGTTGCTGAATAACGACCGTTCACCACCTTGTCGGCCGTGCCGGTCTTACTGCCGACGGAAAAGCCGGGCACGCGGGCGACCCGCCCGGATCCCTTGTAGCCGTTGAAGTCGAGGAGATAGCGGATCTCGTCGCTGGTGGTCTTCTTGATGACCTGCGTGGCGATCTCATCGGCCTGTTCGCGTGTGCGCGGCAGGAATGTCGGCTCAATCAGCTTGCCGCCGTTGACGAGAGCGGCAGCCGCCACCCCTGTCTGCAGCGCCGTCGTCGAGACGCCATGGCCGAAGGAAATCGTGATCGAATTGATCTTCTTCCAGACGCGCGGCTGGCTCGGCATCTTTACTTCGGGCAACTCGGTCTGCATCTTCGTCAAGAGGCCGAACTTGGTGAGATAATCCTTCTGCGCATCGATGCCGACCATATCGATGACGCGTGCCGTACCGATATTCGAAGAATACTGGAAAATCTCGGGAACGGTGAGCCAGCGGCGCTGCCCGTGAAAATCGTGGATGGTGAAGCCGCCGATATAGATCGATTTGCTGGCATCGAAACTGTCGGTCATCTTCACCTTGCCGCTATCGAGCGCCATGGCCAGCGAAAAGGTCTTGAAGGTAGAACCCATTTCGAAGGTGCCGTTGGTCATCCGGTTGAGCCAACCCTCCTTTGCGCCTTCCTGCGGATCGTTCGGATCGAAATCCGGCGCCGATGCCATCGCCAGCACTTCTCCCGTATGCACATCGATGACCGCGGCACCGGCGCCTTTGGCCTGGAAGTTGTTGACCGCGTTGACGACCGCGTCCCGAACGATGTTCTGCACGCGCAGGTCGATCGACAGTCGTACCGGCTCGAGCGGCTGGTCGCTGGTCATGCCGACGGAAGCGAGATCGGCAAGGCCTTGATCGTCGATAAATTTCTCCATGCCGGCGACACCGCGGTTGTCGATGTTGACGTAACCGAGGATGTGTGCGGCGGTCGCCCCACCCGGATAGAAGCGGCGCTTCTCCGGCCGGAAACCGATGCCGGGAATGCCGAGCGCCAGGATCTGGCTCTGCTGCTTCGGCGTCAGTTGCCGGCGCAGCCAGGCGAAATGCGAGGTCTTGACCGAGAGCTTCTTATAAGTGTCTCTGACGTCGAGTTCGGGCAGCACCGTTGCAAGCTTCTCGACCGCCTCGTCGGCGTCGACGATCTTGTTCGGTTCGGCAAACAGCGAGACGGTGCGGATGTCGGTCGCCAGCACCTCGCCGTTGCGGTCGAGAATGTCGGGGCGCGAGGCCATCAGCCGGTCGGGCGGCAGGATGCTGGAGACGACCTCCTGATCCTTCATCGCATATTCGACGAGACGGCCGCCGATAACGGCGTAGACGCCCATGAAGCCAAGGATCAGCAGGCCGACGCGGCTTTTTGCCTGCCCTGATTTCTTCTTGCGCGATCCCTCGATCGCCAGGCCGGCGGGGGAAGGACCGCCGAACCGGTTATAGACGCCGGCGGAGAAATGCGCCTGGCTCTTCAAAACCATGATGCGGGAAAGAAACGACATTATTCCTCCACCGAGCCGGTTTCGATCTGGTCTGCATCCTCTGCCTCGCCGCGTGGCGCAGGCATTGGAACGGGCTGCGCCTTGGCGGCGGCTTGCGCGCCCTTCGCGGTGTCTGGCGCGCCCTTGGCGCTGGCTTTTGCCTCCGTCACGTCAGGCACGGGAACCTCGGATTTCAGCATCGGCAATTCCTTGGCATGCACGAGCGCCGTCGATTCCGTCGGCTGCAGCTTCAATTCTTCATTATACGCCTTGACCAGCCGCTCCAGCCGGTTCGGCTGCGATTGCAGCGCCCAGTCGGCCTTGAGAAGGTCGATCGTGTCCTTCTCGAGCTTGATCTCGGCTTCGAGGCGATGAACCTCCTCGACCTTCAATTCGGCGCGGTGCTTGATTGTGTAGGTCACGGCGGCGGTGGCCGTCATGACGCCGATGAGCACGAGATCGAACGTTCTCAGCATATCAACCTCCAAGCTTTCCAAGACTGGCAAGATTGGGAAATCCGAAGAGCGACATATCCGCGGCCTCGGCGGCGGCGTCCGTCCTCAAACCGGCGCGCAGCTTTGCGGAGCGGGCTCGCGGATTGATCTCCGCCTCCGCCTCGCTTGCTGAAACCATCGGCTTGCCGATCGCCGCAAAGGTTGCCGCCCGCTCAT
The Rhizobium leguminosarum DNA segment above includes these coding regions:
- a CDS encoding peptidoglycan D,D-transpeptidase FtsI family protein encodes the protein MSFLSRIMVLKSQAHFSAGVYNRFGGPSPAGLAIEGSRKKKSGQAKSRVGLLILGFMGVYAVIGGRLVEYAMKDQEVVSSILPPDRLMASRPDILDRNGEVLATDIRTVSLFAEPNKIVDADEAVEKLATVLPELDVRDTYKKLSVKTSHFAWLRRQLTPKQQSQILALGIPGIGFRPEKRRFYPGGATAAHILGYVNIDNRGVAGMEKFIDDQGLADLASVGMTSDQPLEPVRLSIDLRVQNIVRDAVVNAVNNFQAKGAGAAVIDVHTGEVLAMASAPDFDPNDPQEGAKEGWLNRMTNGTFEMGSTFKTFSLAMALDSGKVKMTDSFDASKSIYIGGFTIHDFHGQRRWLTVPEIFQYSSNIGTARVIDMVGIDAQKDYLTKFGLLTKMQTELPEVKMPSQPRVWKKINSITISFGHGVSTTALQTGVAAAALVNGGKLIEPTFLPRTREQADEIATQVIKKTTSDEIRYLLDFNGYKGSGRVARVPGFSVGSKTGTADKVVNGRYSATLNFNSFIAAFPMNDPRYAVITFCDEPKTGEKAYGGTISAGTAGPIAREIIRRAAPILGIEPKFGEGGSALLVSY
- the ftsL gene encoding cell division protein FtsL, yielding MLRTFDLVLIGVMTATAAVTYTIKHRAELKVEEVHRLEAEIKLEKDTIDLLKADWALQSQPNRLERLVKAYNEELKLQPTESTALVHAKELPMLKSEVPVPDVTEAKASAKGAPDTAKGAQAAAKAQPVPMPAPRGEAEDADQIETGSVEE
- a CDS encoding UDP-N-acetylmuramoyl-L-alanyl-D-glutamate--2,6-diaminopimelate ligase — protein: MNIDADSRGVNRLQERKVHSMKLRDLAGDQFPELEAQLEGPAGLLDISGLSSDSRKVAPGNVFVAVAGTRADGAGFIVDAAGRGAAVAIASQAVDASIPVLAVKEPRRFLSIAAARFHGRQPDTMVAVTGTAGKTSVASFTRQIWAHAGHVAAMIGTTGVVSPTRNEYGSLTTPDPVSLHALLAELAEEGVTHAAMEASSHGLDQCRLDGVRLAAAAFTNLGRDHMDYHPTVEAYMAAKMRLFDTLLPKGSPAVIFADDPWSAQAIKAATDAGHDIRTVGRKGDYLSLKRVEHFRHKQMAEIHIGGEIFEVDIPLAGDFQVANALVAAGLAMSTGVEAKVAMAALEKLVGASGRLELVGHTKDGALAYVDYAHKPDALENVLGSVRPFTTGRVIVVFGCGGDRDRGKRPIMGEIACRLADVVIVTDDNPRSEEPASIRAEIMAAASCAAEIADRAMAIREAVGMLRSGDTLIVAGKGHEEGQTIGGVTLPFSDHAEVRKALEELKS